The genome window GGCGGTGGGGCCGGCGTAGCGGCGCGCGAGGAGCACGGCCACGAAGATGAGGAAGAGCAAGAGAACGGTGGTGAGCCGAACGTCCCAGACCCAGTAGTGGCCCCAGGCGATCTTGGCCCACAGGGGGCCGGTGATCAGCACCAGGGCTCCGAAGACCACGGTGATCTCCGCCGTGGCCGCGGTGACCGCGTCGGCCCAGAGGCGCCCCCGGAAGAGGTACACGCCGCCGGCCACGCCGCAGAGGATGGCGGAGAGGAACATGACCCAGGCGCAGGGGACGTGGAAGTAGAAGATCTTCTGCACGAAGCCCATCGTGGGCTCGGTGGGCGCGACGAGGAAGAGCAGGTACGGCGCGACGGCGAAGCCCGCCGCGGCGAGGAGGGCGCAGAGGTAGAAGAGGATGCGGGTCATGGGTGCACGGATCCTGATGCCAGCTCGTTATACGGGCTCTTCCCAGAGGCCGGCGAGCTCCTTTTTCAAGGTGCTGCG of Deltaproteobacteria bacterium contains these proteins:
- the ccsA gene encoding cytochrome c biogenesis protein CcsA, with product MTRILFYLCALLAAAGFAVAPYLLFLVAPTEPTMGFVQKIFYFHVPCAWVMFLSAILCGVAGGVYLFRGRLWADAVTAATAEITVVFGALVLITGPLWAKIAWGHYWVWDVRLTTVLLLFLIFVAVLLARRYAGPTAKRIAAGLALFGAADVPLIYTSVKIWKTMHPETSVVPTLDPAMRPALFVSLGTFTALFVLLFWIRLRLERSRYALDELVVALTERERHAAPAASRVGAASAAA